In the Clostridium beijerinckii genome, one interval contains:
- a CDS encoding phage replisome organizer N-terminal domain-containing protein, with amino-acid sequence MRERRYVKFRVDMYDDTKFKIIDRMSNRDLIHYVWNRMVVLAGKVNQEGELYMSRNIPYTVETLSIEFNRDISGVKAALDVLMNLEMIEIVDNNIYKVKNFVKHQNIKVKEKAEIVKKENNTEILEKTDMDKNKNIEVNLKNVLPIKEKQEISIKENKDNGVMLLKANTKKSNNENKGNNNSNMTEAKKDESDQHNNSPVIFEVEKNKSKKKKRVNKKKNESDIESYDEDVSDNITDRGNKDNDIFWFSEGEITLGEGETIISEWSFE; translated from the coding sequence ATGAGAGAAAGAAGATACGTAAAATTTAGAGTTGATATGTATGATGACACAAAATTTAAAATAATAGATAGAATGTCTAATAGAGATCTTATTCACTATGTCTGGAATAGGATGGTTGTTTTAGCTGGAAAGGTAAATCAAGAGGGAGAATTATATATGTCAAGAAATATTCCGTATACAGTAGAGACCTTATCAATAGAATTTAATAGAGATATCAGTGGAGTAAAAGCTGCATTAGATGTTTTAATGAATTTAGAAATGATTGAAATCGTAGATAATAATATATACAAGGTGAAAAATTTTGTGAAGCATCAAAATATCAAAGTTAAGGAAAAAGCTGAAATTGTAAAAAAGGAAAATAATACAGAAATTCTAGAAAAGACTGATATGGATAAAAATAAGAATATAGAAGTAAACTTGAAGAATGTGCTTCCTATAAAAGAAAAACAAGAAATTAGCATTAAAGAGAATAAAGATAATGGAGTAATGCTTTTAAAAGCAAATACCAAAAAATCAAACAATGAAAATAAAGGCAATAATAATAGCAATATGACGGAAGCAAAGAAGGACGAGAGTGATCAACATAATAATTCTCCTGTAATTTTTGAAGTTGAAAAAAATAAAAGTAAGAAGAAGAAAAGAGTAAACAAAAAGAAAAATGAGAGTGATATAGAATCTTATGATGAAGATGTTTCTGATAATATTACAGATAGAGGAAATAAAGATAATGATATCTTTTGGTTTAGTGAAGGCGAAATTACCTTAGGAGAAGGAGAAACTATAATATCTGAGTGGTCTTTTGAGTAA
- a CDS encoding glutamate synthase subunit beta, producing the protein MGKPTGFLEYDREVGKNREPKERIKDYKEFHLSLPAEKQSIQGARCMDCGVPFCQSGVLFSGMVSGCPLHNLIPEWNDLVYRGKWDLAYERLDKTNPFPEFTGRVCPAPCEAGCTAGLNGPSVAIKENERAIIDTAFKNGIVKANPPAKRTGKKVAVIGSGPAGLAAADTLNKCGHKVTVFERSDRPGGLLMYGIPNMKLDKEVILRRINLMAEEGIRFVTNANIGENYDANEILDEYDAVVLATGASEPRDLVAKGRDGVKGVHFAVDFLKANTKSLLDSNHDDNNYISAKDKNVIVIGGGDTGTDCVGTSLRHGCKSLVQFEIMGEPLKERGANNPWPEWPKVLKVDYGQEEFIDLYGKDPREYLTTVTGLNTDKDGNLESVDTVKVEWKKDENGRFGPVPVEGSEKTYQAELVLLAMGFTGSQNYIKEAFGVESDARSNIKANEKDFKTNVHKVFSTGDARRGQSLVVTAINEGIRAGISVNEFLRK; encoded by the coding sequence ATGGGTAAACCAACGGGATTTTTAGAGTATGATAGAGAAGTAGGTAAAAATAGAGAACCTAAAGAAAGAATAAAAGACTATAAAGAATTTCATTTAAGTCTTCCAGCAGAAAAGCAAAGTATTCAAGGTGCAAGGTGTATGGACTGTGGTGTTCCATTCTGCCAATCAGGAGTATTATTCTCAGGTATGGTATCTGGTTGTCCACTTCATAACCTAATTCCTGAATGGAATGACTTAGTGTATAGAGGAAAATGGGATTTAGCTTATGAAAGATTAGATAAGACTAATCCATTCCCAGAATTTACAGGAAGAGTATGTCCAGCTCCATGTGAAGCTGGATGTACAGCAGGATTAAATGGGCCTTCAGTTGCTATAAAGGAAAATGAAAGAGCTATAATTGATACTGCTTTTAAAAATGGAATAGTTAAAGCTAATCCTCCAGCTAAGAGAACTGGAAAGAAAGTTGCTGTAATAGGATCAGGTCCAGCAGGACTTGCAGCAGCAGATACATTAAATAAATGTGGTCATAAAGTTACTGTTTTTGAAAGAAGTGACAGACCAGGTGGATTATTAATGTATGGTATTCCAAATATGAAGCTTGATAAAGAAGTTATATTAAGAAGAATAAATCTTATGGCGGAGGAAGGTATTAGATTTGTAACTAACGCTAATATTGGTGAAAATTATGATGCAAATGAAATATTAGATGAATATGATGCAGTAGTACTTGCAACTGGTGCATCTGAGCCTAGGGATCTTGTAGCAAAAGGTAGAGATGGAGTTAAAGGCGTACATTTTGCAGTAGATTTCTTAAAAGCTAATACAAAAAGTCTTCTAGATTCAAATCATGATGATAATAATTATATTTCAGCAAAAGATAAAAATGTAATTGTAATTGGTGGTGGAGATACAGGAACAGATTGTGTTGGAACTTCACTTAGACATGGATGTAAATCATTAGTTCAATTTGAAATAATGGGTGAACCTCTTAAAGAAAGAGGAGCTAATAATCCATGGCCAGAGTGGCCTAAAGTTCTTAAGGTTGATTATGGCCAAGAAGAATTTATAGACCTTTATGGCAAAGATCCAAGAGAATATTTAACTACAGTTACAGGTCTTAATACAGATAAAGATGGAAATCTTGAAAGTGTTGATACTGTAAAAGTTGAATGGAAGAAAGACGAAAATGGAAGATTTGGTCCAGTGCCAGTTGAAGGATCAGAAAAAACTTATCAAGCCGAACTTGTATTGCTTGCAATGGGCTTCACAGGTTCACAAAATTACATTAAAGAAGCTTTTGGTGTTGAATCAGATGCAAGAAGTAACATAAAAGCAAATGAAAAAGATTTTAAAACTAATGTACACAAAGTATTTTCAACAGGTGATGCTAGACGTGGACAATCATTAGTTGTTACAGCTATAAATGAAGGAATAAGAGCAGGAATATCTGTTAATGAATTCTTAAGAAAATAG
- a CDS encoding CPBP family intramembrane glutamic endopeptidase, with the protein MRIFSNDRKQVRSGWKIILVFVCFFVSTTIMSVVFSNIYSAFVFMTNPALLLKQDEGISYITEQLLSMSSFPGAFLNLIQCILMIFFVVLFWKVLDRKKVKDIGLINIRKGWKDLFYGLLFGAISFTIVAIILLCTKSVELVNGFNNPNFSRTLFLQLIVFIFVGINEELFARGYCMTVLKQTKIAWIPILGSSIIFSLMHSLNHGISLLAYVNLFLFGIFMGYLFIKTKNIWMCIGYHITWNYFQGDIFGFLVSGNVTDSIYTIRTINSNIINGGSFGPEGGIVVTALLIVTILITYKFIPYRA; encoded by the coding sequence ATGAGAATTTTTAGTAATGATCGTAAGCAAGTAAGATCTGGTTGGAAGATAATACTTGTTTTCGTATGTTTCTTTGTATCTACAACTATAATGTCGGTTGTCTTCAGTAATATATATAGTGCATTTGTTTTTATGACTAATCCAGCATTGCTGTTAAAGCAAGATGAGGGTATAAGTTATATTACTGAGCAGCTCTTAAGTATGTCTTCTTTTCCAGGCGCATTTTTAAATTTGATACAATGTATACTAATGATATTCTTTGTAGTTTTATTCTGGAAAGTTCTAGATAGAAAAAAAGTGAAAGATATTGGATTAATTAATATAAGAAAAGGATGGAAAGATTTATTTTATGGCTTATTATTTGGCGCAATATCATTTACTATAGTTGCAATTATATTGTTATGTACTAAATCAGTTGAACTAGTGAATGGTTTTAATAATCCAAACTTTTCAAGGACATTATTTTTACAGCTTATTGTTTTTATATTTGTTGGCATTAATGAAGAACTTTTTGCTAGAGGGTATTGCATGACTGTTTTAAAACAAACTAAAATAGCATGGATTCCTATTTTAGGATCATCCATAATTTTTTCACTAATGCATTCATTAAATCATGGAATCAGTTTACTTGCATACGTGAATTTGTTTTTATTCGGGATTTTTATGGGATATTTATTCATAAAGACTAAAAATATATGGATGTGCATAGGGTATCATATAACTTGGAATTATTTTCAGGGTGACATTTTTGGATTTTTGGTAAGTGGAAATGTTACAGATTCTATATACACCATAAGAACTATTAATTCAAATATAATTAATGGGGGAAGCTTTGGACCAGAAGGAGGAATAGTTGTTACAGCATTGCTTATAGTAACAATTTTAATAACATATAAATTCATACCTTATAGAGCATAA
- a CDS encoding FeoA family protein — MNTLKEIKCGQTVKVKKVDGLGPVRRRIMDMGITRGCEVYVRKVAPLGDPIEVTVRGYELSLRKADAEMILVE; from the coding sequence ATGAACACATTAAAGGAGATTAAATGTGGACAAACTGTTAAGGTTAAAAAGGTTGATGGTTTAGGACCAGTCCGTAGACGTATTATGGATATGGGAATAACAAGAGGGTGTGAAGTGTATGTTCGTAAAGTGGCACCACTTGGAGATCCAATAGAAGTAACAGTTCGTGGATATGAATTATCACTTCGTAAAGCTGATGCAGAAATGATACTTGTAGAGTAA
- a CDS encoding NADP-dependent isocitrate dehydrogenase gives MEKIKMSTPLVEMDGDEMTRIIWGAIKEELLNPFIELNTEYYDLGLEYRNQTDDQVTVDAAEAIKKYKVGVKCATITPNAARVKEYNLKEMWKSPNGTIRAILDGTVFRAPIIVEPVKPYVRTWKKPITIARHAYGDVYRDVEMKIEGKGKCELVFTSETGEEKRELVHNFAGDGVVLGMHNLNKSIESFARACFNFALDTKQDLWFATKDTISKKYDHTFKDIFQDIFDDEYKIKFDEAGIEYFYTLIDDVVARVVKSEGGIIWACKNYDGDVMSDMVATAFGSLAMMTSVLVSPEGNYEYEAAHGTVQRHYYKHLKGEETSTNSIATIFAWSGALKKRGELDNNSALVDFADKLEKASIKTIEDGIMTKDLSLLAEHDNIQTLNTFDFIKAIRKTLEEIL, from the coding sequence ATGGAAAAAATAAAAATGTCAACTCCGTTAGTTGAAATGGATGGAGATGAAATGACAAGAATTATTTGGGGCGCAATAAAAGAGGAATTATTAAATCCTTTTATCGAATTAAATACAGAATATTATGATCTTGGATTAGAGTATAGAAATCAAACTGACGATCAAGTTACTGTAGATGCTGCAGAAGCTATCAAAAAGTATAAAGTTGGTGTGAAATGTGCAACTATTACACCAAATGCAGCAAGAGTTAAAGAGTATAATTTAAAAGAAATGTGGAAAAGTCCTAATGGAACTATAAGAGCAATATTAGATGGAACAGTATTTAGGGCACCAATTATAGTAGAACCAGTTAAGCCATATGTTAGAACATGGAAAAAGCCTATTACGATAGCAAGACATGCTTATGGGGATGTATATAGGGATGTTGAAATGAAAATAGAAGGTAAAGGTAAATGTGAACTTGTATTTACCTCTGAGACTGGCGAAGAAAAAAGAGAGTTAGTACATAACTTTGCAGGTGATGGAGTAGTTCTTGGGATGCATAACCTTAATAAGTCTATTGAAAGTTTTGCAAGAGCTTGTTTTAATTTTGCACTAGATACTAAACAAGATTTATGGTTTGCAACTAAGGATACAATTTCAAAGAAATATGATCATACATTTAAGGATATTTTTCAAGATATTTTTGATGATGAATATAAAATTAAGTTTGATGAGGCGGGCATTGAATATTTCTATACGTTAATTGATGATGTTGTTGCTAGAGTTGTTAAATCAGAAGGTGGAATTATTTGGGCTTGTAAAAACTATGATGGAGACGTAATGAGTGATATGGTTGCTACCGCATTTGGTTCACTTGCAATGATGACATCAGTATTAGTTTCTCCAGAAGGAAACTACGAATATGAAGCAGCTCATGGAACTGTTCAAAGGCATTATTATAAGCACTTAAAAGGTGAAGAAACATCAACAAATTCAATTGCAACCATATTTGCATGGTCTGGAGCCTTAAAGAAAAGAGGAGAATTAGATAATAATTCAGCTTTAGTGGATTTTGCAGATAAATTGGAAAAGGCTTCAATAAAGACAATTGAAGATGGAATAATGACTAAAGACTTATCGTTACTTGCTGAGCATGATAACATTCAAACATTAAATACATTTGACTTTATTAAAGCTATAAGAAAGACATTAGAGGAAATACTTTAA
- a CDS encoding FeoA family protein yields the protein MPLILANKGNEMNIKKITGNDETKRFLNSLGFVTGETVKIISELGGNLIINVKDSRVALDKRMASRIIV from the coding sequence ATGCCATTAATATTAGCTAATAAGGGAAATGAAATGAATATTAAAAAGATTACTGGAAATGACGAAACAAAAAGATTTTTAAACAGTTTAGGGTTTGTTACAGGTGAAACAGTTAAAATTATTTCTGAACTTGGAGGAAATCTAATAATAAATGTTAAGGATAGCAGAGTTGCATTAGATAAAAGAATGGCAAGTAGAATTATAGTTTAG
- the feoB gene encoding ferrous iron transport protein B — protein MSIKIGLAGNPNCGKTTMFNELTGSSQYVGNWPGVTVEKKGGKLKGHKEVEIVDLPGVYSLSPYTLEEVVTRNFMINDRPDAVINIVDASNIERNLYLTTQILELGIPTVIALNMMDIVERNGDKIDINKLSKTLGCPVVETSALKGNGVKAAAEKAIEIANSKKKPNFQVPFSKEARDAFDEIEKIVQGNIQSKDTNINWLSIKLFERDKNIIDNLKLPENILSDIEAVIQKYENELDDDSESIVTSDRYAFIGDVVSSAIKKSSNGKETTSDKIDKIVTNRFLALPIFVVIMYAVYYIAITIGTIGTDWINDTLFGEIIQGSASDWMASANVADWLQGLVINGIISGVGSVIGFVPQIILLFLFLSVLEDCGYMARVAFIMDRIFRKFGLSGKSFIPMLISSGCGVPGIMATRTMENERDRKMTIMLTTFIPCSAKLPIIALIASAFFNDSAWVAPSAYFLGIIMIVVCGIILKKTKLFSGDPSPFVMELPQYHIPSAKSVVIHMWDRVKAFIAKAGTIILVSCAAVWFLQSFNWSFEMVDADNSILASLGNIIAPIFAPLGFGNWQSSVSTVTGLVAKENLVGTFGVLYGIADASETDPTLINNVGAMFTAASGFAFMAFNLLCAPCFAAIGTIRREMGNWKWTFITIGFQTATAYIVALVINQVGNYILGVGSLVGAVVSIIIAVAVVFIVIATGRKGSKEKVVNANLSYTK, from the coding sequence ATGTCAATTAAAATAGGGCTTGCAGGTAACCCTAATTGTGGAAAGACAACTATGTTTAATGAACTTACAGGTTCATCACAATATGTTGGTAACTGGCCAGGGGTAACTGTTGAAAAAAAGGGTGGTAAGTTAAAAGGACATAAGGAAGTTGAAATTGTCGATTTACCAGGAGTTTATTCTCTATCACCATATACACTTGAAGAAGTTGTAACACGTAATTTTATGATAAATGATAGACCAGACGCAGTAATCAATATTGTGGATGCATCTAATATTGAAAGAAATTTATATTTAACAACTCAGATTTTGGAATTAGGAATCCCTACCGTTATAGCACTTAACATGATGGATATTGTAGAGAGAAATGGGGATAAAATAGATATTAATAAATTATCAAAAACTTTAGGGTGTCCAGTAGTAGAAACTTCTGCACTTAAAGGAAATGGAGTTAAAGCAGCGGCGGAAAAGGCTATCGAAATAGCTAATTCAAAGAAAAAGCCGAATTTTCAAGTGCCTTTTTCAAAAGAAGCTAGGGATGCTTTCGATGAGATAGAAAAAATTGTCCAAGGTAATATACAAAGTAAAGATACTAATATTAATTGGCTTTCTATAAAATTATTTGAGCGCGATAAAAACATAATAGATAATTTGAAACTTCCAGAAAACATATTAAGTGATATAGAAGCAGTAATACAGAAATATGAAAATGAACTTGATGACGATAGTGAAAGTATTGTTACTTCAGATAGATATGCATTTATAGGAGATGTAGTTTCAAGTGCGATTAAAAAGAGCAGCAATGGAAAAGAAACAACATCAGACAAAATTGATAAAATTGTTACAAATCGTTTCTTGGCATTGCCAATTTTTGTGGTTATTATGTACGCAGTATATTATATTGCAATAACAATAGGGACAATAGGAACTGATTGGATTAATGATACGTTATTTGGAGAGATAATTCAAGGAAGTGCTTCAGATTGGATGGCGAGTGCAAATGTAGCTGACTGGTTACAAGGATTAGTCATTAATGGAATAATTAGTGGAGTAGGTTCGGTAATTGGATTTGTACCACAGATTATACTTTTATTCTTATTCTTATCTGTACTTGAGGACTGCGGATATATGGCCCGTGTAGCATTTATTATGGATAGAATTTTCCGTAAGTTTGGTCTTTCAGGGAAGTCATTTATACCAATGCTTATTAGCTCTGGTTGTGGTGTACCTGGTATTATGGCAACACGTACAATGGAAAACGAGAGAGATAGAAAAATGACGATTATGTTAACTACATTTATTCCTTGTAGTGCTAAGTTGCCAATTATAGCTTTAATTGCATCAGCATTCTTTAATGATTCAGCGTGGGTAGCTCCATCAGCATATTTCTTGGGAATAATAATGATTGTTGTTTGTGGAATTATATTAAAGAAAACAAAATTATTTTCTGGAGATCCTTCACCATTTGTTATGGAATTACCACAATATCATATACCAAGCGCAAAAAGTGTAGTCATTCATATGTGGGATAGAGTAAAAGCATTTATAGCAAAAGCCGGAACAATAATTTTAGTTTCTTGTGCAGCAGTATGGTTCTTACAATCATTTAATTGGTCATTCGAAATGGTAGACGCAGATAATAGTATATTAGCAAGCCTAGGAAATATTATTGCACCTATATTTGCACCACTTGGCTTTGGAAATTGGCAATCATCAGTTTCAACAGTTACAGGACTTGTTGCAAAGGAAAATCTTGTTGGAACATTTGGGGTTTTATATGGAATAGCAGATGCATCTGAAACTGATCCAACATTAATTAATAATGTTGGTGCAATGTTTACAGCAGCAAGCGGGTTTGCATTTATGGCATTCAATTTACTTTGTGCTCCTTGTTTCGCGGCAATTGGTACAATAAGACGTGAAATGGGAAATTGGAAATGGACATTTATTACTATAGGATTCCAGACAGCAACTGCATATATAGTGGCACTTGTTATTAACCAAGTTGGTAATTATATATTGGGAGTTGGAAGTTTAGTTGGAGCTGTAGTTTCAATTATAATTGCAGTAGCTGTAGTATTTATAGTTATAGCAACAGGAAGAAAAGGATCAAAAGAAAAAGTAGTTAATGCTAATTTAAGTTATACAAAATAA